The nucleotide window AGTGTAATACAAGTATGTTACATCTGTTATGTAATTATCATCGTAACATAACTGGGAGCTAGTAGTGGACATTAACGATTGACTCGAAGTCGTCGAAATTTTTCTAGAGGGTGTAGAATCAGGTGTATGAGCTGGCTCCTCTATAGCGTGTACACTGCTTTTTCTTCTAGAAAATTTACTACTCGTCTCCAATGCCTCACTAGCTTCGTTCTCTGAATCTTTCAAGTCTGAAAATTTGATTTGGCTTTCGAATTTGATTTTATTACTGTCTTCTACGCTCGGTGTGTCTCCTCTGCTCGTTATAAGATCCGTCTTCAGTGATTTTCTGTCTCCTGCCTTCTCCACGGACAGCTTATCGCTGTCTACTTTCATACTGATTTGCTTATCCGAGTCGGTTTTCGAGTATTTCCTTTCGACTCTAATAATAAATCGCCTCTGCACAGCATTTTTCACGAGTTTGGCTACCTGGTTCATGCTAGATACTTTTTTACCATCTACAGCTACCAAAATATCTCCCTTCCTCATCTCGGCTATTGCCGCAGGACTCCCGCCTACTATCGTTTCGACTAGCACGCAAACGTGCCCTATCTCTGGCACAATTTCTTGCTTAAATACTACGCCGAGTTGCTGAGAACCAACTTTGCTAATTATCAAATCCAACACCATATAAGGAACTCCAGTATATTGAGTAAGAAACACCCACGGTGTCGAATCGACGCTTAATGtacaataaatttcaatttGCGACTTGTCCTCTGCATTCAGCATGTTAGGTCCAAGATTCAATCTGCTCACTTCGAATAATGATACTTGCAAAAAGCCTGGTATCAATTGAATATTGGCAACCTGAAGGAACATTTTTGTAGATTATACACTACCTCATTATTTCACAATTATGCAGAATTGCAATTGGATTACTGCATGAATTATGCTAAGTAAAGTAATGGATTGCATCTTACTTCGGATAAATCTACTGCTTCATCGTTCAGTCTGCGGAAGAATGGTTTGTATCGCAGTTTATAATGAGGTAGTGTATGCTTTTTACGCACAGCTCTTCGAATCTGTCCGGTGATTAAAGAGATAATCTGTGGTTGTAATTGACGACCTTGAAATTGAGATTGTACCTCTAATTCGAGTATAGGTTCTGAATAAAAACTTAAGGACCAATGAGTATATGGAACACGTGTAAACTGCAGTCTGGCTCTACCACTGATCCTTTTCACTGCAAAAAGTATTAATATTAGTTATACTCAAAATTTTACAAATCCTTACATACTTTTAATATATCTTACCTTGTAAAGCCATATAGGCAGTTTTGCCCAATAACATTTTAACATCTATCGATAGTTGAAAATTACCAGAATAATGcaaatctaaagctaaatccaATGACTCTAGCAAGCCCGTATCAGCATCTATTTTTGAGTCTGCAACTTCTAAACCTTTTATTGTGGGGAACTGTGTACCTAGATTTAAGTCTCTCAactgcaaaaataaaataatagttaATTTTTTCTAGACAATATTTCTATAACAATTCTATTAGATTTACCTTTACACTGTCCAACAGTTTGCCTGTTGTGGACTGAGTCAATAGCTCCTTAAATTCATTGTTTAATTTTCTATGTAACCACAAACGAACCCTCTCTGCATTTCGTAGTTCATTGAACAGAAACTGTAGAGTCAAGTTTATCGCCAAGTTCTCATTGCCTTGGCACATAGCTTGACGTGATATGCTTGTACTAGAAATGTTCTTTTCATCTTGAATCTGGTCAAGTAATTCCTTAGGTAACTCTGCCTTGCCATGTTGGATCGATTTTTCTGGTGGGCTTGCTAGAGGCGCTTGTTCCAAATACTTCATGAACAAGTAAAATTCCAATGCAAGCGTACATATTATACCGTACACAAATGTAATCACAGACACATAAATAAATTCAAAAAAGTCCATATTAAAATGTCACGCAATGGAAACTCAATAGTTTCCTCGATTAATATTGATGTATTCCCTACTAAAATCCAGAAATATCAAGAGCAATTGTAGAAATAGGCACTCTCTTGTGTAACAAGAAGTAATGTAAATGTATAAAGTGTATTTGGAAGTTTATTTCTTATTAATATTCAGGACAGATGCTTCATTAACATTCGTCCGAAATATTAGGAACTTATACAATATCTCTGATATCCGTCAATCGTTAAAAAACATGTTATCTTTCTAATGCCGCATTACATTGTTGTGAATCACCCTCTACTTACGGGTCAACAATTATTCAGAACACTTTCACCTATTATTACGACGATCGAAATTACGGCATTGTCACGAAAATATAAAGAAGCTTTCTTACAGTTTAAAGAATATACATATTCACAAAGAAACGTTTCGGCGAAACATTTTGAAGAATCTAATAACGCCGACCAACTACGAACGAAACGTATTATGACAGTTTTCTATTGATCTCGGCAGCCATGTTAGTGCCAGACAAGCTTGTCAAATTGACAGATTGTGTGATTGTCAACTTCATGTATTATTTACACTTGAAGAATATTTTTGATTTATACCTATTTTAATGGTTTGCAATATTTCAAATGTTGGAATTACATtgataaatatatttgtattagacgttataaaaatatatttatagaaaCCGAATTGAAAGAAAATCAATATCAATATTCACTCAGTGAAGCATAAAAAATGATAACTACGagattttttaacattttctaATATAAATTATACCCAAATTCAATTAGATGATATTTTTAAGGGAATAATTTTGTATGAGTAAGAAAAATCATAATACTTTCCATATGGAGTACTATCTACATTGTTAGTTATAATGAAAAATGATTCATCATATTCATTATTTTCAATGATCGTGCAAGCATAAAATTACACGATCAGCTGACATAACATAACCTTATAATTTATTCTCTTAGGTTTGCGTATTTGTAAACGATTTACATAAAGAGTATGTAAATACAATTAGATATTAACAGCGTAGGTATTATTTATGTTAATACATATGCGATAATTCtcgaattttatataataaaatcagTTTTATTTTTTAGATTTATAAACACCTAAAATCATAGTGTGGATAATCATAAGCATTAGAGAACATAACCTGGCTTCTATTTttctaataaacaaatgtacgatattttattaatatggCAGCTTTAATCAAGAAAAGAGTTTTAGCAGAGTTTACACAGAGTCAGGTATACTATATTGTCTCTTATTTAATGTTTCTTAAATTTCATTTGTTGGTTCAATGATATCTTGTGTAGGTTGTAACCGAGCCACCATTAAAAAGGTTGAAAACACTACGTTTAGCTTCTACATCAGGGAGTAAGAATGGAACAGAAGGAAGTTCTGCTCTAGCTTACATAGAATGTCTAGAGAAATGTAAATGTGGCAATGATGCTTTACAGCTTCTTGTCCGTATATCTGATACTATAGCTTACATTCCCCCAGAGGAAGTTCCAACagttgtaaaaaagttatcagAAAGGTTTGCCATTGAAACAGAAGCTGCAGTTCGAGCTAAAATACTTTGGATATTTGCAGAACTAGGAGAAGTAACACATGATTCTACAGAGAAGACAAGGATTGTCAATGAAACTGCTGAGCTTTTGAGAAATGAAGAATCCCATAGAGTAAAGAGTCAAGGCTTAGCAACTTTGTTAAAATTAGGAGATTTTCATAGGTATTTCATagcatacatacacacatacattTATTTTTGTGTTACAATTAAAAAACTGATATTCTTTTAGGAATCTTGTTTTAAAAATTGCTCGTGAACACTTACCAGACACCTGGCATGGTGTGCAAACACGTTGTCTTTCTATCATTGGTAGATACTTGACTGCAAATACTGCAGATGACACATTAATATTTGTTGGCAACTATGCACGTTCTCAGGATCCAAGAGTTCGTGCtcaagcattcgaaacaatggcAGAGCTTCATTCTCATAGGGGATGCAGACTGCCGGCAAGTTTCTTTGGAGAAGCTTGTGCCGCGCTTAGGGATGACTACGAGATCGTTCGACGCGCTGTTTTAAAATTGATATGGCTGTTAGGAAGAGAATATCCTGAGAAGTACtacttaaatttaattttaatacaaAATTACTCTAAACTTGTATTAATTGAATTGTTTTCCAGCATGATTATGGGTTCAGATGGAGAAGACACACGCATGGTAGACTGTGCATTCTCTCAAATCTGCAGTTTTATGGGCGATTTATCACCAAGAGTCAGAACTTCGGCAATGACGCTTCTAGGCTCAATGAAAGGGGTATCTCAACGACACATAGAGCAAGCATTAGACAAGAAACAAAAAATCGTGGAAGCAGACCGGCCAGAAGTCGAAGAAAAGAGTGGATCTTGCGGTGCATTTATTCACGGTTTGGAAGACGAGTTTTTGGAGGTAGCATACTACTTTTCTATATGTTTACAGGAATTAATATATTCAACTTgtataatgaattattttcaggTGCGAACAGCAGCAGTCGAGGCGCTTTGTACGCTGTCCTTAGAACAACCGAACATAGCTAGGGTTGCTCTGGACTTTATGGTAGATATGTTCAATGATGAAATTCAAGATGTAAGGTTGAGAGCTATCGAGTCATTAAGGAGAATATCTGCAAGCGTAACGCTTCGTGAGGATCAATTGGAAACGATATTAGGTGCGCTAGAAGATTTCTCAGGTGAGGTACGAGAAGGTCTGCACGCCACTTTAGCTGCCAGCCGGCTAGCTACAAGAAATTGTTTGCATATGTGTGTAAACCGTCTTCTTGAAAACTTAACTCGTTATCCGCAAGATAGAGAGAGTATTAGAAGCTGCTTAGCAGCATTAGGAGCATCGCATCCATATTTGACATTGCCTTTAGTACCCCAGCTTCTTGGTCGACATCCATTCTTTGACACACCGGAACCGGATGTTGATGAACCCTCTTGTATCCTTTTAGTAGCTATGTTTACATAATAAGTCTTCTTCTACATAATAACTATTCTACTACAGTACTATTTTCTTGACAAAATCCGTAACTATAAATAATAGATGCAAGCGTATTGGTGATGATATTTAACGCGGCGTTCCATTGTCCAAGCATGCACGCTCTTTTCACAGAGCACACATCTAAACACTATCATTATTTGCGGGACACAATGCCGCATCTAGTTCCACGATTACGGCCAGCTATAACCAGCGGACCAGGCTTTGAAAGGGATGATAAAACTGATGAGGAGACCGAGCGAGGAAAAGAATTTTTGGAAAAGGTAGTCACAGGCGTCGAAAATGCAAGGCCGAGTGGTAGAGTTCATACTCAGCTCCTAGAAGCTGCAGCCATTGATTTAGATCGTCTGGCAGAAATGGACTATCGTATGGAAGGAGCAGCGCGATTCACCGCTCTTTATatacgttgtttgttgcttcTAAAATCCGTTTTAAAAGAATTCTCAATGTCGTCTGCAAATTCGATATCAACCAGTCCATTCCCAAACACTACGACCAACATTTCGGTTCTTCTTCGGAATACtcaaaagtataaaatatttcacattttttatcATTACCTATAGAGTGATAGtttttttaacaaataaaatttttagGCTGCAACGATTGTTCAGTGGACTAgctgaaatcgatacgatgctagCCATTGACTTGTGGCTGAAAGCCTTGGCAGTTGAACTGATACGAGTCACAAGAAGCGTGACTGGAAGAAGTGCTCTTCCACTGACACGATACTTTCTTTCTGAAGCAGACACCCTACCGCAAGATACGTCCAAGTTGCCGACGTTTTCTAGAGCTCTTGTACTTCAAATCCCGACATTGGCTGATGTTAAACCAGGATCATTGACGCGGTTACTATTACCGTTGCTTTTAACACCTGCCGCACAAGGTGAGGAACGACTACCAAGACCATCGGTGTCAACGCGATTCTGCAGAGCCATTATAGAAGAACCTAGAGGCGATGCTGACGCCGCATTGAAATTCACCGGGGGTCTTCTACTAGGCATCCCGTTAACAGCTAAACTGTTGAACTTGAGAGACCCAAGTATACTCCGTGTTAAACTGAGACATCCTGATCAACAAGTCCAGTTATTATTGCCACGACAGTCCGATCTACGGTTACAGAATACGGAACAAAATGACTACAGACTGAAGACCACCGTTCTGTTGTCTCATCAAGTTTGGATGGAAGCGTGCAACGTAGAAATATCTCTTGCACTTCTCGTACCATCGGCGGCACTCGACGATCCGTGTGTCATTGATCTTTGCAAACCGACCAAAGTGTCGATAGCACCAAAACCAGTGAAGAGAGGTATCTaatgatatttttatataaCGGTAGAATGTTTTATACAATATTCGTTTCTTGTAAATAAATCCGAAATAAACTAAATCACATTCTATGTTTGTATAATACAATTCTGAAAGATGGTTTTAAAATCATCATCGTTTGCCACGTTACTAATAACAAGACAttataaatacatgattttaatTGATTGGGATGTTGAGATTCTTTCATTAAAAGAATAGTTTGTATGGAAATTTTGACTGTTGTGTTCAACCTAGATATTGATATACTACCGCCAACTCGAGAAAGAGCTtccactaaaaaaaaaaaatcacgtTAGttggtaaatcatttataaattaTAGCTACAACGTTTTTAGGTTTGAAATCGTTATCTAGTTACCCGCTGAACGACGGAGGTCTTTCTGCTTCTGGACTCTTTTGGGCTAAACTACTAAAAGTGAGCCCGCCTGATTGAGTAGCCAAAGATTCAAACGTACTATTACCTCCTACGGTTCCAAAAACTTTAGATACGTTGTTATCTATTGGTGGAGGGCTGCTCATTGGCGGTGGGCTTCcgaaagctattttaattcgtaTCATTagtttttataaataagaatgTACAGAAAGTAATGATCTAAATTCGTTACCTGGAGGAGATGCAGTAGCTCCAAACGCTACCGCTCCAAATGTATCACCAAAAATTGGCTTCGAGGAACCAAATGATGGTGCTGACCCAAATACTGGCTTGGAACCAAACGCAGGTGCTTGTCCAAAACCGGATTGTGCACCTAGTACAGGTTGTTCCATGCCCATCGAGGAAGTACTACCTCCAAATATATTACCTGTCTGCAAATGTACTGCCTGTCTACATGCGAACTCAGTGTTCTGAGTTCCATCAAATATTAAACCAGATTTTTGAGCGTTATTGTCGAAAAGAGATTTCGGAGGCGTACTAAAGTTGTTCATTGTAGATGCATTTCCTCCAAAGATGGAACCAGAAGGCGACGCTTGAGTGTTTCCACCAAAAATGGAATTAGTGTTACTTCCGCTAAAGATTGAAGTATTCGCTGAAGTAGTTGGCACACCGCCGAATATAGATGTATTCGTAAAACTTCCAAAAGGTATGGAAGCAGGGCTGATAATTGGTTTTCCAAAGGTGTTTGCTGCAGAAGAAACGGTTGGTGTATTTGGAAATTGAGTGTTCATTGCAAGAGCAGATGGTTTCCCAAACGGTGAAGTAACAGAGGTTGTTGTCGCGGTGTCAAAGGTCAATGTAGATGGAGTACTGCTGCTGTTAACGCTGGCAGCATTTGCAGGGGACAAATTTGTGGCAGCCTCTCCAAAAGTGGGTTGTGGTAGAGAAGTTTGAAACGAAGAGGCAGTACTGGATGTTGTTGTGACCGTAGCTGTACTAGTTGTGGGAGTGGTTTTGAAGTCACCAAATATCGACATAGGCATTGTTGTTACAGTTTGACTGCCAAAGCCTGTGCCACTGATTGTAGCAGCAACGGTTGATGTGGTTGGCGTGGTAGAACTCGACATCCCACCAAATATAGAAACATTTGATGTGCCAGATTGATCTCCAAACAATGAAGGAGTAGTAATGGCGGTAGTAGCAGTAGTTGCAGGTACAGCTTCCACAGAACTAGGAAAAGTAGGAGCTTTCGATTCTGCAGAAGCAACTTTTTCAATAGTAACCGAGGGAGCGACTGTAATAGTTTTTGATCTAGGAGTTTCATTCGCCAGACCAATAGACATTTGCCCCAATGACAGACCCATTTGACAGCCAGGTGTTCCAAATGTAGGTTTATAATTGAACTTTGAATCGGCATTCATATTATTGCTAGATACAGATGTTTGATTGTTGCTCTGCAACCCTGTAAATAAACCAGTTAAATTCAACGAATCTTGTGTCTGAGGCGCTGTTGTTGCTGTCTGTGGTATTTTCAGGCTAAATGAACTTGTAGGAGttgatggttttgaagcaaaagaaAATGTTTGTGCGACCGTTGATTGTGGCA belongs to Megalopta genalis isolate 19385.01 chromosome 1, iyMegGena1_principal, whole genome shotgun sequence and includes:
- the IntS4 gene encoding integrator complex subunit 4 yields the protein MAALIKKRVLAEFTQSQVVTEPPLKRLKTLRLASTSGSKNGTEGSSALAYIECLEKCKCGNDALQLLVRISDTIAYIPPEEVPTVVKKLSERFAIETEAAVRAKILWIFAELGEVTHDSTEKTRIVNETAELLRNEESHRVKSQGLATLLKLGDFHRNLVLKIAREHLPDTWHGVQTRCLSIIGRYLTANTADDTLIFVGNYARSQDPRVRAQAFETMAELHSHRGCRLPASFFGEACAALRDDYEIVRRAVLKLIWLLGREYPENMIMGSDGEDTRMVDCAFSQICSFMGDLSPRVRTSAMTLLGSMKGVSQRHIEQALDKKQKIVEADRPEVEEKSGSCGAFIHGLEDEFLEVRTAAVEALCTLSLEQPNIARVALDFMVDMFNDEIQDVRLRAIESLRRISASVTLREDQLETILGALEDFSGEVREGLHATLAASRLATRNCLHMCVNRLLENLTRYPQDRESIRSCLAALGASHPYLTLPLVPQLLGRHPFFDTPEPDVDEPSYASVLVMIFNAAFHCPSMHALFTEHTSKHYHYLRDTMPHLVPRLRPAITSGPGFERDDKTDEETERGKEFLEKVVTGVENARPSGRVHTQLLEAAAIDLDRLAEMDYRMEGAARFTALYIRCLLLLKSVLKEFSMSSANSISTSPFPNTTTNISVLLRNTQKLQRLFSGLAEIDTMLAIDLWLKALAVELIRVTRSVTGRSALPLTRYFLSEADTLPQDTSKLPTFSRALVLQIPTLADVKPGSLTRLLLPLLLTPAAQGEERLPRPSVSTRFCRAIIEEPRGDADAALKFTGGLLLGIPLTAKLLNLRDPSILRVKLRHPDQQVQLLLPRQSDLRLQNTEQNDYRLKTTVLLSHQVWMEACNVEISLALLVPSAALDDPCVIDLCKPTKVSIAPKPVKRGI
- the Pdzd8 gene encoding PDZ domain containing 8 isoform X2 — its product is MDFFEFIYVSVITFVYGIICTLALEFYLFMKYLEQAPLASPPEKSIQHGKAELPKELLDQIQDEKNISSTSISRQAMCQGNENLAINLTLQFLFNELRNAERVRLWLHRKLNNEFKELLTQSTTGKLLDSVKLRDLNLGTQFPTIKGLEVADSKIDADTGLLESLDLALDLHYSGNFQLSIDVKMLLGKTAYMALQVKRISGRARLQFTRVPYTHWSLSFYSEPILELEVQSQFQGRQLQPQIISLITGQIRRAVRKKHTLPHYKLRYKPFFRRLNDEAVDLSEVANIQLIPGFLQVSLFEVSRLNLGPNMLNAEDKSQIEIYCTLSVDSTPWVFLTQYTGVPYMVLDLIISKVGSQQLGVVFKQEIVPEIGHVCVLVETIVGGSPAAIAEMRKGDILVAVDGKKVSSMNQVAKLVKNAVQRRFIIRVERKYSKTDSDKQISMKVDSDKLSVEKAGDRKSLKTDLITSRGDTPSVEDSNKIKFESQIKFSDLKDSENEASEALETSSKFSRRKSSVHAIEEPAHTPDSTPSRKISTTSSQSLMSTTSSQLCYDDNYITDVTYLYYTTKEKEYASLISFEETRNFQINSELQYLNIGVWGRVKGGELPAKLLGYINVPMKLILAQCYTSSTGHYLKCHALLPPDSTSLTTAHVKLQGYSGFDPTLCYGDILLSYVWKSSYPNRHMASDPGKKESIETAKTQPALNEEIIDKKMHDFIRTHFHRATHCDFCTKKIWLKDAVQCRDCGMVCHKKCEVRCQASGSCGAESLTMALETDEIEPNTLIGEPGPEISLTSCEDTVQNSLVGGLGISPDLLEGAEPSVAAPLVAGDLDDGLMSRAKDTGKFLYKHFEPRERVEKINTMMSKLKTALDAETTSRLELTQTGDMDSIKLIAQSDLRVQALSVLLLHYCAGLQHAQEALDRSQVSEDS
- the Pdzd8 gene encoding PDZ domain containing 8 isoform X1, giving the protein MDFFEFIYVSVITFVYGIICTLALEFYLFMKYLEQAPLASPPEKSIQHGKAELPKELLDQIQDEKNISSTSISRQAMCQGNENLAINLTLQFLFNELRNAERVRLWLHRKLNNEFKELLTQSTTGKLLDSVKLRDLNLGTQFPTIKGLEVADSKIDADTGLLESLDLALDLHYSGNFQLSIDVKMLLGKTAYMALQVKRISGRARLQFTRVPYTHWSLSFYSEPILELEVQSQFQGRQLQPQIISLITGQIRRAVRKKHTLPHYKLRYKPFFRRLNDEAVDLSEVANIQLIPGFLQVSLFEVSRLNLGPNMLNAEDKSQIEIYCTLSVDSTPWVFLTQYTGVPYMVLDLIISKVGSQQLGVVFKQEIVPEIGHVCVLVETIVGGSPAAIAEMRKGDILVAVDGKKVSSMNQVAKLVKNAVQRRFIIRVERKYSKTDSDKQISMKVDSDKLSVEKAGDRKSLKTDLITSRGDTPSVEDSNKIKFESQIKFSDLKDSENEASEALETSSKFSRRKSSVHAIEEPAHTPDSTPSRKISTTSSQSLMSTTSSQLCYDDNYITDVTYLYYTTKEKEYASLISFEETRNFQINSELQYLNIGVWGRVKGGELPAKLLGYINVPMKLILAQCYTSSTGHYLKCHALLPPDSTSLTTAHVKLQGYSGFDPTLCYGDILLSYVWKSSYPNRHMASDPGKKESIETAKTQPALNEEIIDKKMHDFIRTHFHRATHCDFCTKKIWLKDAVQCRDCGMVCHKKCEVRCQASGSCGAESLTMALETDEIEPNTLIGEPGPEISLTSCEDTVQGATMMAMKASIANTLLGLKKAGSTSCLAPPASGTGLASRSLPPSPCASRKNSLVGGLGISPDLLEGAEPSVAAPLVAGDLDDGLMSRAKDTGKFLYKHFEPRERVEKINTMMSKLKTALDAETTSRLELTQTGDMDSIKLIAQSDLRVQALSVLLLHYCAGLQHAQEALDRSQVSEDS
- the Pdzd8 gene encoding PDZ domain containing 8 isoform X3, coding for MCQGNENLAINLTLQFLFNELRNAERVRLWLHRKLNNEFKELLTQSTTGKLLDSVKLRDLNLGTQFPTIKGLEVADSKIDADTGLLESLDLALDLHYSGNFQLSIDVKMLLGKTAYMALQVKRISGRARLQFTRVPYTHWSLSFYSEPILELEVQSQFQGRQLQPQIISLITGQIRRAVRKKHTLPHYKLRYKPFFRRLNDEAVDLSEVANIQLIPGFLQVSLFEVSRLNLGPNMLNAEDKSQIEIYCTLSVDSTPWVFLTQYTGVPYMVLDLIISKVGSQQLGVVFKQEIVPEIGHVCVLVETIVGGSPAAIAEMRKGDILVAVDGKKVSSMNQVAKLVKNAVQRRFIIRVERKYSKTDSDKQISMKVDSDKLSVEKAGDRKSLKTDLITSRGDTPSVEDSNKIKFESQIKFSDLKDSENEASEALETSSKFSRRKSSVHAIEEPAHTPDSTPSRKISTTSSQSLMSTTSSQLCYDDNYITDVTYLYYTTKEKEYASLISFEETRNFQINSELQYLNIGVWGRVKGGELPAKLLGYINVPMKLILAQCYTSSTGHYLKCHALLPPDSTSLTTAHVKLQGYSGFDPTLCYGDILLSYVWKSSYPNRHMASDPGKKESIETAKTQPALNEEIIDKKMHDFIRTHFHRATHCDFCTKKIWLKDAVQCRDCGMVCHKKCEVRCQASGSCGAESLTMALETDEIEPNTLIGEPGPEISLTSCEDTVQGATMMAMKASIANTLLGLKKAGSTSCLAPPASGTGLASRSLPPSPCASRKNSLVGGLGISPDLLEGAEPSVAAPLVAGDLDDGLMSRAKDTGKFLYKHFEPRERVEKINTMMSKLKTALDAETTSRLELTQTGDMDSIKLIAQSDLRVQALSVLLLHYCAGLQHAQEALDRSQVSEDS
- the Pdzd8 gene encoding PDZ domain containing 8 isoform X4, whose amino-acid sequence is MDFFEFIYVSVITFVYGIICTLALEFYLFMKYLEQAPLASPPEKSIQHGKAELPKELLDQIQDEKNISSTSISRQAMCQGNENLAINLTLQFLFNELRNAERVRLWLHRKLNNEFKELLTQSTTGKLLDSVKLRDLNLGTQFPTIKGLEVADSKIDADTGLLESLDLALDLHYSGNFQLSIDVKMLLGKTAYMALQVKRISGRARLQFTRVPYTHWSLSFYSEPILELEVQSQFQGRQLQPQIISLITGQIRRAVRKKHTLPHYKLRYKPFFRRLNDEAVDLSEVANIQLIPGFLQVSLFEVSRLNLGPNMLNAEDKSQIEIYCTLSVDSTPWVFLTQYTGVPYMVLDLIISKVGSQQLGVVFKQEIVPEIGHVCVLVETIVGGSPAAIAEMRKGDILVAVDGKKVSSMNQVAKLVKNAVQRRFIIRVERKYSKTDSDKQISMKVDSDKLSVEKAGDRKSLKTDLITSRGDTPSVEDSNKIKFESQIKFSDLKDSENEASEALETSSKFSRRKSSVHAIEEPAHTPDSTPSRKISTTSSQSLMSTTSSQLCYDDNYITDVTYLYYTTKEKEYASLISFEETRNFQINSELQYLNIGVWGRVKGGELPAKLLGYINVPMKLILAQCYTSSTGHYLKCHALLPPDSTSLTTAHVKLQGYSGFDPTLCYGDILLSYVWKSSYPNRHMASDPGKKESIETAKTQPALNEEIIDKKMHDFIRTHFHRATHCDFCTKKIWLKDAVQCRDCGMVCHKKCEVRCQASGSCGAESLTMALETDEIEPNTLIGEPGPEISLTSCEDTVQ